Proteins from a genomic interval of Oceanispirochaeta crateris:
- a CDS encoding class I SAM-dependent methyltransferase: MSKKSADLYDHTLDYYNSNAAETFRLYGSKPSPYKDRFKAYFKAESEILDIGSGSGRDVQTLLEQGFDAYGMDASEELIRLSKSGFKELADRFKTGSLPDEIPDTFSNREWDGILCSAVLQHIPDNHLFDTTFTFHRLLKIGGRLLVTVPLTYPGIINDRDAKDRLFRIRPAQEYVFLFERIGFQLVSQEERSDGLNRGGISWSELLFQKKDLSGIRAIDGV, encoded by the coding sequence ATGTCCAAAAAATCAGCAGACCTTTATGATCACACCCTGGATTATTACAACTCAAATGCTGCGGAAACATTCCGTCTGTACGGCTCAAAACCAAGTCCTTACAAAGACAGATTCAAAGCGTACTTTAAAGCAGAAAGTGAAATCCTTGATATTGGAAGCGGTTCCGGCCGGGATGTCCAGACCCTACTGGAACAGGGATTTGATGCCTACGGTATGGATGCTTCTGAAGAACTGATCAGGCTCTCAAAATCCGGCTTCAAAGAACTGGCTGATCGATTTAAAACAGGGTCACTTCCCGATGAAATACCTGATACTTTCTCCAATCGGGAATGGGACGGAATACTCTGCTCCGCCGTCCTGCAGCACATCCCTGACAATCATCTGTTTGATACCACTTTTACATTCCACCGTCTGCTGAAGATCGGCGGCAGGCTCCTTGTCACGGTCCCCCTAACCTACCCCGGCATCATCAACGACAGAGATGCCAAAGACAGACTCTTTAGAATCAGGCCGGCCCAGGAGTATGTCTTTCTCTTTGAACGGATCGGTTTCCAGCTGGTTTCACAGGAAGAGAGATCAGACGGTCTGAACAGAGGGGGCATCAGCTGGAGTGAACTGCTTTTTCAGAAGAAAGATCTAAGCGGTATCAGGGCTATTGATGGGGTTTAA